ACCCGATCTTGTGGTGGCTAAAGATGGCTCCGGGAACTACAAGACCATCTCAGAAGCAGTCGCGGCGTCGGTAAACCTACGGCAAACCACGTCAAGATTTGTGATCTACGTCAAGGCTGGTGTCTACAGTGAGACCGTCGATATCGCCCTGAACATGGTGAACTTAATGATGGTTGGAGACGGGAAAGATGACACCATAGTAACCGGTAGTAAGAACGTCGTAGATGGCACCTCAACGTTCAATACTGCTACCTTTCGTAAGTTCTTTCTCTCTCATAAAGATCTTAACGAGGTTTATAATTGAACTTGGGTGGATGATTAGAACTTCCCATGTAATATTTTGCAGAATAATGAAAAGCGTTACTCATGTATACAGAAACACCTCAAATATTTCTCATTTGCTGTCCTACCTCTTtcataaaataaatgaaaaaaaaattccatACATGATATAACGCTCACTCTGTATAATTGTAGTAAACTTACCTCGCATTATTCAATGTGTTTCCATTAAATGGTTGCAATTCTTTTCGACTAATTTCTTAAACATAGATTACATTAGAATCAGAGGCCACCTTCCTACATAGATCAAATGTCATAGTCAAATTGAAAGTCAAAATGCTCGCTCTTAGAACTGTCACCATCGACAAATGCACGTAAAATTGCTGCAGGTGTCGACGGCGAAGGTTTCATTGGGCAAGACATGGGCTTCGAGAACACGGCTGGACCTGAGAAGCATCAAGCCGTCGCACTTCGTTCGTCTGCGGACAGATCCGTGTTCTACCGCTGCAGCTTCAAGGGATACCAAGACACTCTCTACGTCCACACAAACCGGCAGTTCTACCGTAATTGTGACATCTACGGTACGGTGGACTTCATCTTCGGTGACGCCGCCGTGGTGTTCCAAAACCCCAAGATTTATGTGAGGAAGCCGATGGACAGGCAGAAGAACACGGTGACGGCCCAAGGCCGAGACGACTTCCATGAGAACACTGGCATCGTGATGCATGCCGCTTTTGTCATGGCCGCGCCAGACCTGAAGCCGGTGCAGGGGTCATTCCAGACCTTTCTCGGCCGGCCATGGCAGCAGTACTCTCGAACGGTTTACTTGCTGTCAAGGTTGGATGACCTAGTTGATCCTGCTGGGTGGCTCGCGTGGAACAAGAACATGAGCGTGAGCAATTTGTACTATGCGGAGTTCCAGAGCAAGGGCGACCGTGCTGATACCAGCAAACGAGTAAATTGGCCAGGCTACCATGTCCTAACAACTGATCAGGAAGCCGAACCTTTCACCGCCGGAAAATTTTTGTCCGGTGACTCGTGGATTCGAACCACGGGGGTCCCTTATGCCTCCGGGCTTTATGGATAGGACGCTGGCGGAAACAATGAGCTACACTATGCAACTACTGGATAGGTGTGTAGCTCACTCACCTGGATAGTTCCCTCTTATCAATTTGTACTTGAGATATTTTGGTAGTTTGTAAACTCCGCTGATCATGCAGCACAACCCTTCAATTGATCAAATGTCACTTATATACGCGTAGCAATCTAAGTAAAATTTATTATGCATCCAAGAATAATCAGAGCAATAATTGaagcaatgaaagcaagaaatctTCATCACATCAATATCATTGGTTTTGAGCTATAAGATATATACAAGATATCAATTTTATTGAGTCGATTCAAAATACTTAAATTGAAGTTGACGTATAAATGCCCATGAGGACCTGTCAAGTTAAGAatgaaaaaataaatgatgatgaaaTGAGGCTAAGTGATATGGAGATAGAGTACTACCCCAATCTATTaatatatggatcaagatattggGTTCGGACCCTTGGCTCGCTTGATTCAGATTGAGTTGAGTCTTAATTAAATTAATGTTGAGTTATTTAGTTTGATTGAATCAAATGAAACaatatcaattatcattattatttataattttttatattcttaattaaaaattttgaattgattaATTAAGATAATATAGAGAACCGTTTCGGAATGAAAACCATTGAtatcttataaatcaatcttaatttta
This DNA window, taken from Musa acuminata AAA Group cultivar baxijiao chromosome BXJ3-7, Cavendish_Baxijiao_AAA, whole genome shotgun sequence, encodes the following:
- the LOC135643782 gene encoding pectinesterase-like gives rise to the protein MATLLANLVILYFNFLLVLKVAANDPISWCNQTPHPQVCSSMLENEIAESISQSDFRDVLLRATTARTVLALRQISSMDMTLLDKPAKAALADCLKLYNDTIIRLQHSMRSSSSIEDSQTWLSAAKANERTCRDGFVELGSTFPLASSSFVTNHLSESLSNMLAVNIATPRDKPPPKNRRLLSDGFPRWVKAADRKLIQTGVTIKPDLVVAKDGSGNYKTISEAVAASVNLRQTTSRFVIYVKAGVYSETVDIALNMVNLMMVGDGKDDTIVTGSKNVVDGTSTFNTATFRVDGEGFIGQDMGFENTAGPEKHQAVALRSSADRSVFYRCSFKGYQDTLYVHTNRQFYRNCDIYGTVDFIFGDAAVVFQNPKIYVRKPMDRQKNTVTAQGRDDFHENTGIVMHAAFVMAAPDLKPVQGSFQTFLGRPWQQYSRTVYLLSRLDDLVDPAGWLAWNKNMSVSNLYYAEFQSKGDRADTSKRVNWPGYHVLTTDQEAEPFTAGKFLSGDSWIRTTGVPYASGLYG